In Clostridium sp. DL-VIII, the following proteins share a genomic window:
- a CDS encoding sigma-70 family RNA polymerase sigma factor, with protein MVPLKSGHKGGVKIKDDICSLIKEDLAIIYKYLISIGSSKEDAEDIVQETFIKTYENIDILIDGNIKAWMFKVSINKFYTLYKRSKINVSLTNELYATIESDFKIGHIDNSMEVNRILASMKESEKNLLVLKYSLGMSYRSIGNLLNIEEGSAKTLCYRARNRFKEIWEGEKYE; from the coding sequence GTGGTACCATTAAAAAGTGGACATAAGGGGGGAGTAAAAATTAAGGATGATATATGCAGTTTAATAAAAGAGGATTTAGCTATAATTTACAAATATTTAATTTCAATAGGTTCATCAAAGGAAGATGCAGAAGATATTGTGCAGGAAACGTTCATTAAAACTTATGAAAATATTGATATATTAATTGATGGAAATATAAAAGCATGGATGTTTAAGGTTTCTATTAACAAATTTTATACATTATATAAAAGAAGTAAAATTAATGTGAGTTTAACAAATGAACTATATGCTACTATTGAAAGTGATTTTAAAATAGGACATATAGATAATTCTATGGAGGTTAATAGAATTTTAGCATCAATGAAAGAAAGTGAAAAAAACTTACTAGTTTTAAAATATAGTTTGGGAATGTCTTATAGGAGCATAGGCAATCTCCTTAATATTGAAGAAGGATCAGCAAAGACTTTATGTTATAGAGCGAGAAATAGGTTTAAAGAAATATGGGAAGGTGAAAAATATGAATAA